The genomic interval CCTGGACGCCGCGTTCGGCGTCGGTCCCGGTGTCCAGCATGGTGTGCACCGGATTGGTCCGGCGTCGCCAGCCGTTCTGCGGGCCGTTCGTGTCGAAGGGCAGTGACAGGGAGAAGCTCACTCCCCGTCGTACCAGCGCCGCGCCCTCACGGCGTTTTTCGTCGTCCAGGAAGTTCAGGGTGCCGATCCGGTCGTCCTCACCCCATCGTCCCCAGTTGGAACACCGTTGTGCCGCGGCGGCAATGGCGCCCTCGGGGTTCTGCGGGTCGGGTGGGTCGGGCGGGCTCAGCGGTGGGGGCATGTCGGGTCCTCCTCGAAGCGACCCGCCCACTCTCTGCCGTGCGTCGTGCCGGTGGGAAGACCGGATGTCTGATGGGGGCTATCCATGCCATTGATGGGTGGGGATACTCGGCGTCATGAATCTGGCCCGGCTGGACCTGAACCTGCTGGTCGCCCTGGATGCGCTGCTGCGTCACCGCAACGTGACCCGGGCGGCGGCCGAAATGGGCCTGAGCCAGCCCGCGCTGTCCGCGTCGCTGGCCCGGTTGCGCCGGCACTTCGGTGACGATCTGCTCACCCGGGTCGGCAACGACTACCAGCTGACTCCCCTGGCCGCCCAGCTGGAGTCGCTGGTCCGGGTGGCGGTGGCCGGCGCCGAGAAGGTCTTCGCGGCTCCGGCCGCGTTCGTCCCGGCGTCCTCCACCCGTGAGTTCTCCCTGCTGATCAGTGACTACGCGGTGTCCGTGCTGGGCGACACCGTGGCGGCGATCCTGGCCGACGAGGCCCCCGGTGTGCGCCTGCGGCTGGCCGGGAACCATCCCGGTGCGGTGGACCGGGCCGACAAGTCCCTGCTCACCACCGATCTGCTGGTCATGCCCCACGGGTTCGTCACCGAACTTTCGCACGCCGATCTGTAC from Kineosporia sp. NBRC 101731 carries:
- a CDS encoding LysR family transcriptional regulator, whose protein sequence is MNLARLDLNLLVALDALLRHRNVTRAAAEMGLSQPALSASLARLRRHFGDDLLTRVGNDYQLTPLAAQLESLVRVAVAGAEKVFAAPAAFVPASSTREFSLLISDYAVSVLGDTVAAILADEAPGVRLRLAGNHPGAVDRADKSLLTTDLLVMPHGFVTELSHADLYQDEWVCLVSAGAPAVHRGGLNLDDLRELPWVVTYHSPTASTPAARQMRMLGVEPRVQIVTESFLTVPPLVAGTNRVALLQRRLVDLLPLNAGVRALPCPFEVAPLIEAMWWHPAYDNDAEHLYLRDVVLRAAHRATTPPAGT